Genomic segment of Sodaliphilus pleomorphus:
GCGCAATCACATTGATAAAAATGTGAGCCTGCGGCATTGTCGCCAATAAATATTATCACGATTGCGAGGGGATTGACATCTTCGCTGTTTTTCGTTATATTTGCACTCGTAGTCAAAAAAATTATCAGCTCATGAAGAATTTCAGTCCAAAGCCGTGGTTCATGCCACAGGCAGTAATAGTGATAGGCACCTATGATGCCGATGGAACTCCCAATGCCATGAATGCCGCATGGGCAGGCACATGGGACAACAACAAAATCATGATTTCGCTTGGCAGTCATCAAACTACTGCCAATCTTGCAGCTTGTCCTGAGTTCACGGTGGCCTTTGCCACTGCCGAGACTGCTACTGCTGCCGACTATGTGGGCATCGTGAGCGGCAAGAAAGAAAAAAATAAGGTGGCCAAGACAGGGTGGACAGTGCAACGGGC
This window contains:
- a CDS encoding flavin reductase family protein, with protein sequence MKNFSPKPWFMPQAVIVIGTYDADGTPNAMNAAWAGTWDNNKIMISLGSHQTTANLAACPEFTVAFATAETATAADYVGIVSGKKEKNKVAKTGWTVQRASMVNAPVFADFPMTMECRVVKKIDESDTGCYLVAEIVNIVVDEKYLAHDGKPDLEQMHLITFDPVHLGYLEIGKRVGNAFADGKTLS